One part of the Streptomyces lienomycini genome encodes these proteins:
- a CDS encoding 6-phosphofructokinase → MKVGVLTGGGDCPGLNAVIRAVVRKGVQEYGYDFTGFRDGWRGPLEGTTVPLDIPAVRGILPRGGTVLGSSRTNPLQREDGIRRIKDNLAALGVEALVAIGGEDTLGVATRLADEYGVPCVGVPKTIDNDLSATDYTFGFDTAVGIATEAIDRLHTTAESHMRVLVVEVMGRHAGWIALHSGLAGGANVILIPEQRFDVEQVCAWVTSRFRASYAPIVVVAEGAVPRDGDLVLKDQSLDSYGHVRLSGVGEWLAKQIEKRTGKEARTTVLGHVQRGGTPSAFDRWLATRFGLHAIDCVHDGDFGKMVALRGTDIVRVPIAEATARLKTVDPALYEEVGVFFG, encoded by the coding sequence ATGAAGGTCGGAGTACTGACCGGAGGCGGTGACTGCCCCGGACTCAACGCCGTCATCCGGGCCGTCGTCCGCAAGGGTGTACAGGAGTACGGCTACGACTTCACCGGTTTCCGGGACGGCTGGCGCGGCCCCCTGGAGGGCACCACCGTCCCGCTCGACATCCCGGCCGTCCGCGGCATCCTGCCCCGCGGCGGCACCGTCCTCGGCTCCTCGCGCACCAATCCGCTCCAGCGGGAGGACGGCATACGGCGGATCAAGGACAACCTCGCCGCGCTCGGCGTCGAGGCGCTCGTCGCCATCGGCGGCGAGGACACCCTCGGCGTCGCCACCCGCCTCGCCGACGAGTACGGCGTGCCCTGCGTCGGCGTCCCCAAGACCATCGACAACGACCTGTCCGCCACCGACTACACCTTCGGCTTCGACACCGCCGTCGGTATCGCCACGGAGGCCATCGACCGGCTGCACACCACCGCCGAGTCCCACATGCGCGTCCTGGTCGTCGAGGTCATGGGCCGGCACGCCGGCTGGATCGCCCTCCACTCGGGCCTGGCCGGCGGCGCCAACGTCATCCTCATCCCCGAGCAGCGCTTCGACGTCGAGCAGGTGTGCGCCTGGGTGACCTCCCGCTTCCGGGCGTCCTACGCCCCGATCGTGGTCGTCGCCGAGGGGGCGGTGCCGCGCGACGGCGACCTGGTGCTCAAGGACCAGTCCCTGGACTCCTACGGACACGTGAGGCTGTCCGGGGTCGGCGAATGGCTGGCCAAGCAGATCGAGAAACGCACCGGCAAGGAGGCCCGCACCACCGTCCTCGGCCACGTCCAGCGCGGCGGCACCCCCAGTGCCTTCGACCGCTGGCTCGCCACCCGGTTCGGTCTGCACGCGATCGACTGCGTGCACGACGGGGACTTCGGGAAGATGGTGGCGCTGCGCGGCACGGACATCGTCCGCGTCCCCATCGCCGAGGCCACGGCCCGGCTGAAGACGGTCGACCCGGCGCTGTACGAGGAGGTCGGCGTCTTCTTCGGCTGA
- a CDS encoding lysophospholipid acyltransferase family protein: MKVTIGGSLKLAFRPWVEGLEHIPADGPAILASNHLSFSDSFFLPAVLDRKVTFIAKAEYFNTPGVKGRLTAAFFKGVGQLPVDRSGARGAGEAAIKSGIEVLERGELFGIYPEGTRSPDGRLYRGKPGGLARVALATGAPVLPVAMIDTEKIQPPGQVMPKLMRPGIRIGKPLDFARYQGMEHDRFVLRAVTDEVMYEIMKLSGQEYVDMYATAMKRQLAEAAKAEKEAAKAARAALAQAEKEQAEKEQAEKEQAAKDRTGP; encoded by the coding sequence ATGAAGGTCACCATCGGGGGTTCGCTGAAGCTCGCCTTCCGGCCCTGGGTGGAAGGCCTGGAGCACATCCCGGCCGACGGCCCCGCCATTCTGGCGAGCAACCACCTGTCGTTCTCCGACTCGTTCTTCCTGCCCGCCGTCCTCGACCGCAAGGTGACCTTCATCGCCAAGGCCGAGTACTTCAACACGCCCGGAGTCAAGGGCCGGCTGACCGCCGCCTTCTTCAAGGGCGTGGGCCAGCTCCCGGTGGACCGCTCCGGTGCGCGCGGCGCGGGGGAGGCCGCCATCAAGAGCGGCATAGAGGTCCTGGAGCGCGGCGAGCTGTTCGGCATCTACCCCGAGGGCACGCGCTCCCCGGACGGTCGCCTCTACCGCGGCAAGCCGGGCGGCCTCGCGCGCGTGGCGCTCGCCACCGGTGCGCCCGTCCTCCCGGTCGCCATGATCGACACCGAGAAGATCCAGCCGCCCGGCCAGGTGATGCCGAAGCTGATGCGGCCCGGCATCCGGATCGGCAAGCCGCTGGACTTCGCCCGCTACCAGGGCATGGAGCACGACCGCTTCGTACTCCGCGCGGTCACCGACGAGGTCATGTACGAGATCATGAAGCTCTCCGGCCAGGAGTACGTCGACATGTACGCGACCGCCATGAAGCGGCAGCTCGCGGAGGCGGCGAAGGCCGAGAAGGAGGCGGCCAAGGCGGCCAGGGCCGCGCTCGCCCAGGCCGAGAAGGAACAGGCCGAGAAGGAACAGGCCGAGAAGGAACAGGCGGCGAAGGACCGGACCGGGCCCTAG
- the macS gene encoding MacS family sensor histidine kinase → MARRERVMRMSVEQPLWRALAGYRVLTMLYAIGFFATAYSGFDRPWLAVAYYAVLFVWTLATLPKVANAASCTKRFLAADLTVALTGVMLTPFADAHERVMDGGPTLPSIWTAGSVLAFAIKGGWRWAAVASTLVAVANLVERGTPARDTVHNVILVWVASIAIGYVVEVARASERTLARALEIEAATRERERLARDIHDSVLQVLAMVQRRGAVIGGEAAELGRLAGEQEVALRTLVSGGLVPVSRVSEDTADGAVVRAVDEPEGTDPDGPVDLRALLAPYAGSLVNLAEPGAPVPLAPAAARELAAAVGAALDNVRRHVGERARAWILVEDEPDQVIVTVRDEGPGIPDGRLAEAEGEGRLGVALSIRGRLRDLGGTAELISVPGQGTEVELRAPKEPAAAPRGGKAADHE, encoded by the coding sequence ATGGCCAGGCGCGAGAGAGTCATGAGGATGTCGGTCGAGCAGCCGCTGTGGCGGGCGCTCGCCGGCTACCGCGTGCTCACCATGCTGTACGCGATCGGCTTCTTCGCCACCGCCTACTCCGGCTTCGACCGCCCCTGGCTGGCCGTCGCCTACTACGCCGTCCTCTTCGTGTGGACCCTGGCCACCCTCCCCAAGGTCGCGAACGCCGCGAGCTGCACCAAGCGCTTCCTCGCCGCCGACCTCACCGTCGCGCTGACCGGCGTCATGCTCACGCCCTTCGCCGACGCCCACGAACGCGTCATGGACGGCGGCCCGACCCTGCCGTCGATATGGACCGCCGGGTCCGTGCTGGCCTTCGCCATCAAGGGCGGCTGGCGTTGGGCGGCCGTCGCCTCCACCCTCGTCGCCGTCGCCAACCTGGTCGAACGCGGCACCCCGGCCCGCGACACCGTCCACAACGTCATCCTCGTCTGGGTCGCCTCCATCGCCATCGGCTACGTCGTCGAGGTCGCCCGTGCCTCCGAGCGCACCCTCGCCCGCGCCCTGGAGATCGAGGCGGCGACCCGGGAACGCGAGCGGCTCGCCCGGGACATCCACGACAGCGTCCTCCAGGTGCTGGCGATGGTGCAGCGCCGGGGCGCCGTCATCGGCGGCGAGGCGGCCGAGCTGGGCCGGCTCGCCGGCGAGCAGGAGGTCGCGCTGCGCACCCTGGTCTCCGGCGGCCTGGTGCCCGTCTCCCGGGTGTCGGAGGACACCGCCGACGGCGCGGTCGTACGGGCGGTGGACGAACCGGAGGGGACGGACCCGGACGGCCCCGTCGATCTGCGCGCGCTGCTCGCCCCGTACGCCGGCTCCCTGGTGAACCTGGCCGAGCCCGGAGCGCCGGTCCCGCTGGCGCCGGCCGCGGCGCGGGAGCTGGCGGCCGCCGTGGGAGCCGCCCTGGACAATGTGCGCAGGCACGTCGGCGAGCGGGCCCGCGCCTGGATCCTGGTCGAGGACGAACCCGACCAGGTGATCGTCACCGTCCGCGACGAGGGCCCCGGCATCCCGGACGGGCGGCTCGCCGAGGCCGAGGGAGAGGGACGGCTCGGCGTGGCCCTGTCCATCCGGGGCCGACTGCGCGACCTCGGCGGCACGGCCGAGCTGATCTCGGTGCCCGGCCAGGGCACGGAGGTCGAACTGAGGGCACCGAAGGAACCGGCGGCGGCGCCGCGCGGGGGAAAGGCGGCGGACCATGAGTGA
- a CDS encoding response regulator — protein sequence MSERQDPIKVMVVDDHPMWRDAVARDLAESGFDVVATASDGDQAVRRARAAAPDVLVLDLNLPAKPGVQVCKEVVGADPKVRVLVLSASGEHADVLEAVKSGATGYLLKSASTEELRDAVHRTAAGDPVFTPGLAGLVLGEYRRLASEPAAAVGTDDPQAPRLTERETEVLRLVAKGLSYKQIAERLVISHRTVQNHVQNTLGKLQLHNRVELVRYALERGLDDV from the coding sequence ATGAGTGAACGACAGGACCCGATCAAGGTCATGGTGGTCGACGACCACCCGATGTGGCGCGACGCCGTCGCCCGGGACCTGGCCGAGTCCGGCTTCGACGTCGTCGCCACGGCGAGCGACGGCGACCAGGCCGTGCGCCGGGCCCGGGCCGCCGCGCCCGACGTCCTCGTGCTCGACCTCAACCTGCCCGCCAAGCCCGGCGTCCAGGTCTGCAAGGAGGTCGTCGGCGCCGACCCGAAGGTGCGGGTGCTGGTGCTCTCGGCGAGCGGGGAGCACGCCGACGTCCTGGAGGCGGTGAAGTCCGGCGCGACCGGGTACCTGCTGAAGTCCGCCTCCACCGAGGAGTTGCGGGACGCGGTGCACCGCACGGCCGCGGGCGACCCGGTCTTCACCCCGGGCCTGGCCGGACTGGTCCTCGGCGAGTACCGCCGCCTCGCCTCCGAACCCGCCGCCGCCGTGGGCACCGACGACCCCCAGGCGCCCCGGCTCACCGAGCGGGAGACCGAGGTGCTGCGGCTGGTCGCCAAGGGCCTGAGCTACAAGCAGATCGCCGAACGCCTCGTCATCTCCCACCGCACCGTGCAGAACCACGTCCAGAACACCCTGGGCAAGCTCCAGCTGCACAACCGGGTGGAACTGGTGCGGTATGCACTCGAACGAGGTCTGGACGACGTCTGA
- a CDS encoding 2-hydroxyacid dehydrogenase — MEILAFGVQADEKPLIERAFRDREDVRCLDVFLNEDTAPIAAGHEIVSTSVNADLGAGVLEILAAGGTRMVAQRSTGFNNVDLDTAERLGMTVSRVSYYSPYSVAEFAWALAMAVNRRIVRASIRTRDFDFRLHGLMGRDLHGRTAGVLGTGKIGEAFARIAHGFGMRLLGWDVAENPACAELGMRYVPKDELLARSDLITLHVPLMPETRHLIDAAALKSMRDDAILVNSSRGGLIDTAALVGELRAGRFAGVGLDVYEAEAGLFFLDKSLEAVEDDTLARLVTFPNVLVTSHQAYYTEDAVGQIVDATARNVLDYREGRRSENVLVPRS; from the coding sequence ATGGAGATCCTTGCCTTCGGCGTCCAGGCCGACGAGAAGCCCCTGATCGAGCGGGCCTTCCGCGACCGCGAGGACGTCCGCTGCCTGGACGTCTTCCTCAACGAGGACACCGCCCCCATCGCGGCCGGCCACGAGATCGTCTCCACGTCCGTCAACGCCGACCTCGGCGCGGGCGTCCTGGAGATCCTCGCGGCCGGCGGCACCCGGATGGTGGCCCAGCGCTCCACCGGCTTCAACAACGTCGACCTCGACACGGCCGAGCGGCTCGGCATGACCGTGTCCCGGGTCTCGTACTACTCGCCGTACTCGGTCGCCGAGTTCGCCTGGGCGCTGGCCATGGCCGTCAACCGGCGGATCGTGCGCGCCTCCATCCGCACCCGCGACTTCGACTTCCGCCTGCACGGGCTGATGGGCCGGGACCTGCACGGCCGCACCGCCGGCGTCCTCGGCACCGGCAAGATCGGCGAGGCCTTCGCCCGGATCGCCCACGGGTTCGGGATGCGGCTGCTCGGCTGGGACGTCGCCGAGAACCCGGCCTGCGCCGAGCTGGGCATGCGCTACGTCCCGAAGGACGAGCTGCTCGCCCGCTCCGACCTGATCACCCTGCACGTGCCGCTGATGCCCGAGACCCGGCACCTGATCGACGCGGCCGCCCTGAAGTCGATGCGCGACGACGCCATCCTGGTCAACTCCAGCCGCGGCGGCCTGATCGACACCGCCGCCCTCGTCGGCGAGCTGCGCGCCGGCCGCTTCGCGGGCGTCGGCCTGGACGTGTACGAGGCGGAGGCGGGCCTGTTCTTCCTCGACAAGTCCCTGGAGGCCGTCGAGGACGACACCCTGGCCCGCCTCGTCACCTTCCCGAACGTCCTGGTCACCTCGCACCAGGCGTACTACACCGAGGACGCCGTCGGCCAGATCGTCGACGCGACGGCACGCAACGTCCTCGACTACCGGGAGGGCCGCCGCTCGGAGAACGTGCTGGTCCCGCGCAGCTGA